The window aaaattataaaatggaaaatccaattgtgttagactccaaatgagtagatctacacagtgaacatataatatggtatgctttaatatatttttttgttgtagctttagatctatgCTTTTCTTCATAGCTGTAAAAAATGTACTGAAGCATACCATATTATGTGTCCActatgtagatctactcattttgAGTCCAACACAAttagatttttcattttatgatttttctgtgatttactatgatttttcaaaactacTTTAGGAGGTAATTTAaccggttttggaaagttcagggggtgatataaaccgtttcataggttggggggttatgtagtccacctcccataggtgagggggtgatatagacttttttctTTAATCAATGAACCTCATAAGTTTTAAGATCAGAAGGATCACCAagttagaatttttcactaaCCTCCAATGCATGGTTCTTTATTAGTATCTGCAACAAGAAACCACCAAAATACTTAACggctttctataaaacatatgcACAATATCTAAACAGGAACTTACTTAATGATGGTATCTCTAGTCCTGTAGGTTGTGAAGTTGAAAGAAGAGGTTCATGATCATCACATTTTGTTGAATTCCCAGGAAACGTGGTATTCACAGAATCTGGTGTCGGCATACTACAGTTCAGCCCATTCCTTTTTTGTTCTTCACAATTTTCATTGCTCCCAAAATATCCAAACCCCTCGGGAGTTGGAGGATAAGAAGCCTTGTACCTTGAACTAAGTATCCCATTCAGAATTTCATTAAATAGACCGTCACCACCCTAAAATTGCAAGTTAAAAAAAGTCATGAGTAACAACGGAAGTTTCTCCTTTTGGATTAACGGTAGCTTGTTTTTTTCTCTTAACAGAACATATTGAAAGGCTTCCAAACTTGTATGCAAAATTTAGATAATATGCTGGAAGTGAGATCCATtaggaaaaaaaatcttgaaCTCACAAGAGAGCTTTGTGTCATTGCATTATAGAAGAAGGCTTACAACACACCTAAgaacaggaaaaaaaaatacttgatCTCCAAAACTGCGCACCAGACTAAATTGGAACAACTAAAAGAAATAGAAATGACAACTAGGCCTACAGCAGAAGCTGCAATCCGCACGCCCTGGCCCTGCACCAAGTGTTCCTGTGTTCCTAGCTAAGAGTGTGCGTAACTATTGCTGGTTTTACAAAAGTACAtaataaaaacagcaaaagattaGTGCATATTTATGATCACATAGATGCTAGCTACTTCTTTCTAGTTTATTACGTTTTTATGCTCATATAGATGCTATCTAGTTCTAGGTCACATCCATGCGGAAGTGAACGGATTGGATAGCTATGTGTGGCTCCGGCCGTTCCTTGGCCAGATTCGTGCCATGGTGAGGTAGATGATGACAGGCCAGGATCAAGTTCAGCATGGAGATGAGAACTAGAGCAGTGGGCTGAGTAGATAAGCTATACGAGATAGCAGGTTAATGTATTGATTGGTCAATTTCCCTGTGAAAGTACAATAGGCATATATAGCCAGCCAGCTTACAATCCAACTCCAATTGTAATCTACATAGATTCTAGACTTCTTTTTCTAGGACTCTAACCCTGATGCTAACTTTGATTCCAATTCTTAACTACTGAACTTTCCTAACTCTGAATTTTCCTTCTCCAATACTTCTGACCAGCAAATCAACCATAACATTTAGTTTACTAAGAAGGTTGTGCATGCATTTGACCTTAATTTCTTATTGGTTTCCTGTTTTGCGGAATGAACTACTCATACTGACTAGGCGTCATCATTATAATACTTGCCCCATAAATTAGAGGAAAGATAGGATGATAACGATCGCGCAAATGGAATTGGAATTTAACTGTCCTACCACTGCAACAACACCATCAAGTGCCTTCAGTTCTATATCTGATAATGATACCAGCGTGTCGTATGCATGCCCTGCTCTATCTGTCACTATCACCTGGAGACAAACATTAGGGGTGAAAATAAGTCAGAGCACTGGAGTTGTTCATAATGGGCAGGAAATTCTGATATCACGAAATCATAAGAAATCAAAAATCAGAAATGAAGTTTacctttgtttttattttcgCTCTATCAAATAATAGGGCTACTGTTTCCCAATTCCTGACCCCTCTACCTTTTCCACATAATGGATGAACAAATACCtgtaatgttttggcgatttaTCAATCTCAACAACAGACCAACAATGAGAAGAAGAAATATCCTTAGCATGTCTTCACAAGTGCTATGTGGTCAAGAGGAGAAGAAATGCATCATATCTACCATCAGGTTCTTTGGTCTATCGCCTTCATTGTTTATGCATGCCATGAGACGCTCAAACCAATTTTTGCAGGTCTTCAAGTCTTTGTGACCAAAAATATATTCACAAGGTACCCATGGAGAAGGACGTTTTCTTGTTCTGGTAATCCCATGTACAACAAATCGGTGCATCTGCACGAGCATATGATTTTGTTAAGAAGATATATATAGTGTATGAGTTTCAGACATAGATAGTTCTTTCTAGTTTCAGACTCAGGTCTCCCTGTAAGTCAGGCTCCCTCTTGCCTTTACAGGCCTCATACagtttactttttttttcatgttttttatATACTACAAGCAGTTTTTTACTTCAGAGAATATCGACTCCCTACCTGTATCTCAGAAAGTGGAATATGCAAGAAGCTAAGGTGTTGAGTGAATATTAAATTTTGTGCAATATATGAAAACATTTTGAACACCTTTGAAAACTTCATTTGATTTGCCAATAAAGGGTGCTGCGACTGGTATATTAGTGTTTATTGTTAGTGACGAAGCAGTATATCAAGTTTGTTTAAATAGTGTATGGGAGGTGGGAGAAAGCTATAGCAACACACAGAAAACAGGATGCATGGAACTAACCTATCTACTATTGGTTGGCAGAAACGTTTGATGCACGTTGCAGAAAATGAAGCTTGTATTAACCAGAAGGAATGCCATAACCTCAATATTTTTCTTGCCTTGAATAGCAGTTCTTGTATTCCAAGGCCCACAGATAGGACCCTTATCGAGCAGCTCTACACCGTAAACATCTGAAAACTTGATTTTGTTGTCCAATTtaggctgcagtgtaatagatGACCAACATGAAGAGACCAGTTCCTGTAAAAAGTGGCAACTTGAGCACAATAACATGGTAACACAGCAAGAGGAATAACAGAGCCTCCTAGCGGCATTTATCATTTGCAACTCAAAAGTGTAATTGAAAGCAACAGTATAAACCGGCATTTCCTTATGCTGTGACTGATTTAAATGCATGTAAAAGAAGAGAAAATTCTACAATCAGAATCATAAATAGATATTAATTAAACAGTATCGTCCAGTGTGAGAACCATATGTGGGGCATGGTGGCTCATATGAGGGACACTGTATATTATTTCCATCTTGGTGATCACTGCAATGGTGCTGACCAACACTAGGCAAATGTAGTGCTGTCTTCACACGCACATGCCAAGGGTCAATTTACAGATTGGTCTGACTCATAATTCACTTTTGACTTGCGTCCGATAGCCTGATTGTAGTAATGTTAATTCTGGTTACTTCCTTAAAAGCGTTGATGAGGTTCAGCTTCACAGACACACAGATAATTGTTTCTAGTTTGGATACTTAACTAGGATTTGTATGCTTTTTCCACTTGCCAAAGGATGTCTTCCAGATCACAAAACACTCCTATCAGAAAAGCCTACAATAGCTCTCCCCAAAAAAAGCCTACAATAGCCACTGCTGCTCCAAACAAAATCGCAGCAgcatcaaaatttttgttgggtACATAAACATCACAAGATGGTGAGCATGTGCAATCTCACAGTTTCCAACCACTCTTTTCGCGGGTCCTCCCCCAAATTTTGAACCAAAACAGTGAATCAAGTACCAGTTATGTTCAGACAGGTCGGGTTTGAAATTTGCAACCATATTCATCTTCTCACTGCCTTCTTCCTATCCACCCTCCCAACTCTTCGATTGCACAGCAAATGACCAAAAGCTACAAATCCCGGGGCCCTCTCACAATCCGACTCAATCCCGCACAGAACCCTGTCGATTAAGCGTCACAAGGAGGTTTCAACCCGTGAGATCTGGAGCTAGCCTTCAGCAATCGCGAACAGGCGAAGGGACATGAGATCACGGGGCCGGAGCGTACCGGATGGAGAGGCTGTAGAGAGAGGCCGCTGCAGCCGATGGAGACGACGACCTCCCCGATGCCGTCCAGGAACAGCACCTCCCCGCCGTCCTGCATGGCCTCCTCGACAGGCTGCTCGCTCGCGCTCGTGTGGGTGTCGCTTTGCCGTTGCCACTTGCCGGTTTGCTGCTCGCGCTTTTCGGTGGGGAGCGGAAGAGGGGGGAGAAGGACACGAGAAAAATTCGTTCCCTTTTTGGTTGGATATTTGTGGGCGAGGAGAGCTGGGTCCGCCTTGGTGGCTGCTGGACTTTCTGGCTCGTGGAAACCGGGAGAAAAGAGCGCGCAGTTGCTGACGGGTCAAGGCCTCAAGCAGTCCAGCGACCAAGGCTGTTCGATGGCTTGCTCTGCTGTTTTATTTTGTCCCTTCCATCACCAATGCAAAGTCATCTCAATTTTTAAAATTGAACATTTTACTTAAACTGTCAGTATCTAACATCTATATGGGTTGAAATTGAATTCAatattaaaattatttttttacctTTCTCATCTCAACAATAATCTTATATAGATTATCCTATATCCTCTTACAAAATATTGTATCCTGTCTACTTATATGACTGTTTTCTCGGATACTTATTAAGACTATATTTGAACTTAAGAAATGAGAATAAGACCATCTATCTATGTGCATATCAAACCGTACTCTATCCATTCTTTGGGAGCCCTCTCTTTCAATGGGCTCACTCTTATTTAATCTGTAGCTCCACGTTTAAGTGGTTAACAGATAGATATATGGTTAGAAAAATACACTCATAGTGACTGAAAATTTGTAGATATGGTCATGCTTGTAGCCTTACGTATTTTTCTACATACCAAAGAGACATGAGCATGTCAACCACATTCATGAATTGCAGTATACATTATACATGATCGTAACTTaatgcaaaataaaatgaatTCAGGTGGGGGGATTCTCTCTCTTGCCATTGACCATCGAAACGCACAGGGGCATGACCCTCGAGCAGCTCGTCGCCGACACCCGGTGACCCGGGTCACGATTATCCCCTCCATGACCGCAGCCCTGCGGCAGGCCCAAGAACACCTCGCCGGCCTTGGACAAGGAGGAGGAAGCCCGGAAGCACACGCCCAAGGGCAGGGCTGCCCTCTGATCAGTGATCACCATCGCTATCCCTGTCGACAGGCGCTTGCTTAAGGCCTCTGCTCTGCTTATCTAAAATAAATTAGTATTTTGTTGCATCAGATTCCATCTTTACCTTGCTGCATGAGACGGCTCACGGCTGTGTGTTCGAATCTGGAGAGCTTATAGTTCACAGGAGATTAGATACGAGAATAAGCTTACTTAGGTTGCTAATCTGAAGATCAaaatttttttagttagctacTCCTAAGAGAGAGTTCAGTGGCAAAAATCCCACAACAGCATTCCATAGCTTTTGTGGGTTCTTTTAGAACACATCTTTCACAGGGTACTATTTTTGAACTTTCAATTAATAATGTGTGTCCATATTTCACTATAggactatttatttatcatattgcTTTGTTCAAAAGAAAGAACACCATAAAAGGATGGTTAAGCAGATAATATTTTACTTCAACCTGATAAGCATTTTCTTAATCGTGAAAGGTTGATGCTATGAAGCATTCAAGTGGTGTCACAAATTAAGGCTATAGAAGTTTGAAACCCAATCCATCCAATAAAGCACGAAGATTTCTTTCCTACGGCCACCCACTAAATCTACCCCCACTGAGATGCTCCAACTGTTGTCCACCCATCCAAATGTACCCAGAAAAAGTAACTCCATTGAAATGTATGGCGGAGATCTACTCCTACCCGACTTCAACGCGATCGAGCGGCTGATGTTATATGGATCCGCGGCTTCAACGCACCGCTTCACCCCGCCACCCGCGCGTccgtccctgccgccccccccGGCGCACCCCACCCCCCACACCCCGCCCCGCACCCGatgccccacccccaccccccccccccccgcgctcccctctccctctccctctcgcgtccgccccccctctctctccccccgccgccgcgcccctcgccctcctcagctccggccgcctccttccctcctccccctccagaTCCGGCGAGGGAAAGGGGTGGGGACCACCCCGTCCACGCTCGCGACGCCTCTCTCGAGCTCCTCCCGACCCTAACCCTAGGCGCCGCCTCCGCACTGGCGCCGTGCTTGTCGGCTGGATCCACGCCGGCGCGGCCTTCTCCGACCTCGGTACAGAGTGGATCTACtccgacgccgcctcctcctttggtcccccgccgccgcctccgccgccggccggccacaccGCCGTAAGGGCCGGCCTCCGCCCACCGGACACGCCGCCGTCGGGGGCGGCTCAAGGGCCTCCTGCGCCCGCCGGGAACACCGACGTCCGGCCGTGCCGGCGGGGCGCGCGTGCGTgccccgcggccggcgtggaCTGCCGCCCTGTGCCACCGGCGCTGGTGGCCGAGGCTGCTGCGGGCGGGGCGCGAAGCCGGCGGCAGAGGCCGCCGTCGCTGGTGGGCGAGGCCGCGCGGGGCCACCGTATGCTTCTCTTATATTTTCCATGTTCCATCATGCAAACATAAACTATTACAGTTGTATTCCATCATCTGTGGGCTCGCTTTCTTGCAATTGCCTTTGGTTTGTCTCTGCTATCACTGCAGATGGATGACTTCCTGGTGTGATGCTTTGAAGATTGTATGGTGACGGGTGAGTTCCTGTATCTTGGCTTTTGGATGATGGCTCTGCAATATTATAATATCTTAGCTTTTGCATAATGACTCTGTCAATATTAGAGTATCCTGGCTTTTGGATAATGGCTCCGTCAACTTTTGCAATAGCTCTGGTCATTAAAATTTGTGGATGCACTTGATCAGTTGTTCAGATGAATAAATTTTATTAGGAAATTTACTGCACCTCTTCTCGAAAGTGTCAGATGAGTTCTTTATGGTCCCCATGCCACCAACCACATAGCTGGAGTTCTTAATAATTTTGTTTGAGTTAACTATATCTGGTGCTTGATGTATATAGTCCTGATCTTTGTGGGGGGAAAAGCATATGGATGTTGCTTTGTATTTGCATAACTCGAGCAATTTAGTTTCTACAACTAAAAATAGCAGCTGATGTTTGTATTCTCTTATTGGGTGGACTCAAGACTGTAATTCTCTTAGATGGCAGGCAAATTCTTGTGATATTATTGTTAAATGAACATAGCAGGTGATTTCACCTCAtctctttccctttcttttgATTTGATGTCAATCTGATTAGTGTAAGTTGTCATGCTTGTTTGTTTCTAAGCATGACTCAATCTTTAGTGGCCATATGCAGTGATGATTAAATCAGTGGACTGATGGTTTCATGGTTCAATCAAATGATGATAATATTTTTGTGAGACCCCTAAGACCTGTTCTTTGTCTTGTTATGTTAACAAGACATGGTGGATAACTGGATTTGCTCTGATGATCAAATATCTTGTGAGGTACTAGGCAtggtccttttttttctctttactGGACTTCCTACCATGCCGTGATGCTCCAAGTTTACGATCATATGATGATTCATAAAATTTCTGAAACATGTTCTACCTGCTCCTTGTCTCAATCTCAACTTTCATGTACCATCTTATGCCTATGATGAAAATGTACAA is drawn from Panicum virgatum strain AP13 chromosome 1N, P.virgatum_v5, whole genome shotgun sequence and contains these coding sequences:
- the LOC120656685 gene encoding ceramide kinase-like isoform X4, producing MQDGGEVLFLDGIGEVVVSIGCSGLSLQPLHPELVSSCWSSITLQPKLDNKIKFSDVYGVELLDKGPICGPWNTRTAIQGKKNIEMHRFVVHGITRTRKRPSPWVPCEYIFGHKDLKTCKNWFERLMACINNEGDRPKNLMVFVHPLCGKGRGVRNWETVALLFDRAKIKTKVIVTDRAGHAYDTLVSLSDIELKALDGVVAVGGDGLFNEILNGILSSRYKASYPPTPEGFGYFGSNENCEEQKRNGLNCSMPTPDSVNTTFPGNSTKCDDHEPLLSTSQPTGLEIPSLNTNKEPCIGEQDHIVSFPNDWFRLGIIPSGSTDAIVLRYGFYGEVIRESENYRWMGPARYDFSGTMVFLRHRSYEAKVAFLETPNSNPLAASAEDDVTGAQPLQSHQRRPRRIICRTNCFVCKEALTSGQNSEDEVADSSRTICENPKWVWSEGHFLSVGAAVISCRNERAPDGLVADAHLSDGFLHLLLIRDCPLPLYLWHLTQFTKKGSDPLSFKFVEHHKTPAFTFISSHDESVWNLDGEIFQACEVSVQACRGLVNLFASGPEV
- the LOC120656685 gene encoding ceramide kinase-like isoform X3 codes for the protein MQDGGEVLFLDGIGEVVVSIGCSGLSLQPLHPELVSSCWSSITLQPKLDNKIKFSDVYGVELLDKGPICGPWNTRTAIQGKKNIEMHRFVVHGITRTRKRPSPWVPCEYIFGHKDLKTCKNWFERLMACINNEGDRPKNLMVFVHPLCGKGRGVRNWETVALLFDRAKIKTKVIVTDRAGHAYDTLVSLSDIELKALDGVVAVGGDGLFNEILNGILSSRYKASYPPTPEGFGYFGSNENCEEQKRNGLNCSMPTPDSVNTTFPGNSTKCDDHEPLLSTSQPTGLEIPSLIFWWFLVADTNKEPCIGEQDHIVSFPNDWFRLGIIPSGSTDAIVLRYGFYGEVIRESENYRWMGPARYDFSGTMVFLRHRSYEAKVAFLETPNSNPLAASAEDDVTGAQPLQSHQRRPRRIICRTNCFVCKEALTSGQNSEDEVADSSRTICENPKWVWSEGHFLSVGAAVISCRNERAPDGLVADAHLSDGFLHLLLIRDCPLPLYLWHLTQFTKKGSDPLSFKFVEHHKTPAFTFISSHDESVWNLDGEIFQACEVSVQACRGLVNLFASGPEV